A genome region from Pseudanabaena sp. Chao 1811 includes the following:
- a CDS encoding glycosyltransferase: MSTPKISILTHDIAGGAFTNLCTTLVRGFQKLGVDCNLVVLFASAEELAKYPDIQIVTLNVKRTIFSLGATVRYLREYQPDVILPMPWYFNIVAIWAKYLSGVKTKVILGEHNIISLEAGIEHRDKLRLRFLPILMRYTYPYSDGLIGVSKDTITDLVETLKISSEIPMRVILNPINPERLQELAQEPVYHPWFQNPEIPVILTTARLAKQKQLDNLLRAFAQVVKETPGKLIILGEGPLRLELEQLSKELGIQELVWMPGYDPNPYRYMAKCDLFVLASAWEGCPIALQEAMGCGAAVVVTDAPGGMKDIIDYGKYGMMVATSDAEALATGMLRILTQIDLKQDYRKQAKVRSQDFHYLHISKQYLDFCLSVLVSPILKNKEVV; the protein is encoded by the coding sequence ATGAGTACACCAAAGATTTCTATACTGACCCATGATATTGCTGGAGGTGCATTCACTAATCTCTGTACTACACTTGTACGAGGATTTCAGAAGTTGGGAGTAGATTGCAATTTAGTTGTTTTGTTTGCAAGTGCTGAAGAGTTAGCCAAGTATCCTGATATTCAAATTGTCACGCTCAATGTAAAACGCACTATTTTTTCGCTTGGGGCAACTGTGCGCTACTTACGTGAGTATCAGCCAGATGTTATTTTACCTATGCCGTGGTATTTCAATATCGTAGCGATTTGGGCAAAATATCTATCTGGAGTAAAGACAAAAGTAATTCTGGGAGAACACAATATCATTAGCTTAGAAGCTGGTATTGAACACCGTGATAAACTGCGTCTTCGTTTTTTACCAATTCTTATGCGCTATACCTATCCCTATAGTGACGGGTTAATTGGCGTATCGAAAGATACGATTACTGACTTAGTTGAAACACTCAAGATTTCCTCTGAGATTCCAATGCGAGTGATTTTAAATCCAATTAATCCAGAGCGTTTACAAGAACTTGCACAGGAGCCAGTTTACCATCCTTGGTTTCAAAATCCAGAAATTCCAGTAATCCTGACGACTGCCCGATTAGCAAAACAAAAGCAGCTAGATAACTTACTGAGAGCTTTTGCCCAAGTGGTTAAGGAAACTCCTGGCAAACTAATAATTTTGGGAGAAGGTCCATTGAGGCTGGAACTAGAACAACTGTCTAAAGAGCTAGGTATCCAAGAATTGGTATGGATGCCTGGATATGATCCAAATCCTTATCGTTACATGGCTAAATGCGACTTATTTGTTTTAGCTTCTGCTTGGGAAGGTTGCCCGATCGCTTTGCAAGAGGCAATGGGTTGTGGAGCAGCCGTAGTAGTAACCGATGCCCCTGGAGGCATGAAGGACATCATTGATTACGGAAAGTATGGGATGATGGTGGCGACGAGCGATGCTGAGGCTTTGGCTACAGGGATGCTGCGAATACTTACACAGATTGACTTAAAACAGGATTATCGCAAACAGGCAAAGGTGAGATCGCAGGATTTTCATTACTTGCATATTAGTAAACAGTACCTTGACTTTTGTTTGTCTGTCCTAGTATCCCCTATTCTTAAGAATAAAGAGGTCGTTTAA
- a CDS encoding glycosyltransferase: MKVLLSAYACEPGRGTELGVGWNTAWEIAKYNEVWVLTRPDDGREGIEAELSRNPNPNLHFVYFTPPIIGSIWRFGSIAFLIHYYFWQIHAYFVARRLHQEVQFDVAHHVTFVRHSTPSFLSLLPIPFIWGPVGGGESAPDPFWQDFSFRNKVYEVLRIAARWFGERDPFARMTARRSAIVRVTTQDTAIRVQQMGAHKIEVFPEASLTKEEIVRLTQCVSPDTAIRFISMGRLLHWKGFHLGLRAFAKAAIPESEYWVLGDGPERQRLEALVAELGITSQVKFWNRLPRDEALQKLGSCTALVHPSLHDSGGWVCLEAMTAARPVLCLNLGGPAIQVTDETGFKVNASDPNQAVEGLAVAMVRLANEPELRLAMGQAGQRRVKEFYNWETRGHQICQLYEDVVKAKLINSELVH, from the coding sequence ATGAAGGTTTTGCTATCAGCTTATGCCTGTGAGCCAGGACGAGGAACCGAACTTGGAGTAGGCTGGAATACTGCTTGGGAAATTGCGAAATACAATGAAGTCTGGGTCTTAACCCGTCCAGATGATGGACGAGAGGGAATTGAAGCAGAACTTAGTCGCAATCCTAACCCCAATTTACATTTTGTATATTTTACCCCTCCTATCATCGGTTCCATTTGGCGATTTGGGTCTATAGCTTTTTTGATCCACTACTATTTTTGGCAGATCCATGCATATTTTGTTGCTCGCCGATTACATCAAGAAGTTCAATTTGATGTCGCTCATCACGTAACATTTGTAAGGCATTCAACGCCAAGTTTTTTGTCATTACTCCCAATTCCTTTCATCTGGGGACCTGTGGGTGGTGGTGAATCAGCTCCCGATCCATTTTGGCAAGATTTCAGCTTTCGTAACAAAGTTTATGAAGTCTTACGTATTGCGGCAAGGTGGTTTGGCGAAAGAGACCCGTTTGCACGCATGACTGCTCGCCGCAGTGCGATCGTTCGGGTTACTACTCAAGATACTGCTATTCGCGTTCAGCAAATGGGCGCACATAAGATTGAAGTGTTTCCTGAAGCTAGTCTGACCAAAGAAGAAATTGTCCGCTTAACTCAATGTGTTAGCCCCGATACTGCGATTCGATTTATTAGTATGGGTCGCCTTTTACATTGGAAAGGCTTTCACCTCGGACTACGGGCATTTGCTAAAGCAGCGATACCCGAATCTGAATATTGGGTTTTAGGAGATGGTCCTGAACGACAGCGTCTGGAAGCTCTAGTCGCAGAACTAGGAATTACCAGCCAAGTTAAATTTTGGAATAGATTGCCACGGGATGAAGCACTTCAGAAACTAGGAAGCTGTACAGCTCTAGTCCATCCAAGTTTGCATGATTCTGGTGGATGGGTTTGTCTAGAAGCAATGACAGCGGCACGACCAGTTTTATGTCTTAACTTAGGTGGTCCTGCAATTCAAGTGACAGATGAAACAGGCTTTAAGGTTAATGCCTCCGATCCCAATCAGGCTGTGGAAGGCTTGGCTGTAGCAATGGTGCGCTTGGCAAATGAGCCTGAGCTACGTTTAGCAATGGGGCAAGCAGGACAAAGACGAGTCAAAGAATTTTATAACTGGGAGACTCGTGGACATCAGATCTGTCAGCTTTATGAAGATGTGGTTAAGGCAAAACTAATTAATTCAGAGTTGGTTCATTAA
- a CDS encoding AMP-binding protein, with the protein MLRCIEDGNIAVPLRLDNDHDRINAANVTKIITPTFDGDWMTRKFTPQEIDAVALISFTSGTEGNPKGVILTHKNLTEVVTRLNSVMRLDNSIREYIGVPVYHSFGFGRCRAVATVGGQFFIPSNGFNPSEIGTMLRNGEINSISAVPSLWRLLLVNKDLIGSYGKRVRWIEIGSQYMSRQEKEELRNLFPEARIVQHYGLTEASRTTLLEIHQAEGDALESVGQALGSVNIKLTEAGRISIRGEHVAQAYLIDGKEVKLKDEEGWFLTNDLGSLENGYLYYKGRADDVINCGGIKVHPETLETKVYASIGYSNGIAICRKTDPMRGDGFLVAVTSEVQIDKQQLRTLVLQSIQDMGVNAGNAITIIDVDSLPKTATGKIQRKQLAEWYMREFPQEDRQIDSLDEPASDNSPIQAIFCRTLKVNQIQIEDTFISLGGDSLSYVQISMELERYLGYLPKKWEQVPLNDLGKLAPQKRISTIIEMNTLLRALAISGVVVNQSGLLFIEGGALLLLLIAGLNFSRFQGCSLIKGQLHSITPLLRHILIPYLTLAIAYQAFKQNFDPLVLLLLGNFQHPEIQASNSIFFVWFISNLCQTIILFSLPFTIPNVRSFAGTSPWEFGLIYLVIGVVAHLLGPYIWDTSYLYDQVPHMLFWLFTLGWCIHFAKSKVEKVITTLIVIIITPAFIGFDVLGSWWVLIGAILLIWLPYVSIPSIIKSPIQMISAASYYIYLTVLIFIHLATRVAGIRYPFVTAIIVLLGGVLTWGAVQSLPQFLQKLKQFQIQI; encoded by the coding sequence ATGTTGCGATGCATAGAGGATGGGAACATTGCTGTACCCCTTAGGTTAGACAATGATCATGATCGCATTAATGCAGCCAATGTAACAAAGATTATAACGCCTACTTTTGATGGGGATTGGATGACGAGAAAATTCACTCCCCAAGAAATTGATGCAGTCGCCCTAATTTCTTTCACTTCTGGCACAGAAGGGAATCCAAAGGGCGTAATCTTAACCCACAAAAACTTAACAGAGGTAGTTACACGGTTGAACTCGGTCATGCGTCTGGACAATAGTATTCGTGAGTATATTGGTGTACCCGTTTACCATTCATTTGGATTTGGTCGCTGTCGAGCAGTTGCTACGGTAGGAGGGCAGTTTTTCATCCCCAGCAATGGATTTAACCCCTCTGAAATTGGAACAATGCTCAGAAATGGTGAAATCAACTCTATCTCAGCCGTTCCTAGCCTTTGGCGGTTATTGTTAGTTAATAAGGATCTCATTGGTAGTTATGGTAAAAGAGTCCGATGGATTGAAATTGGTAGCCAATACATGAGTCGTCAAGAAAAAGAAGAGCTTAGAAACCTGTTTCCTGAAGCAAGAATTGTCCAACACTATGGTCTAACAGAAGCATCGCGAACCACACTGCTTGAGATCCATCAGGCAGAAGGGGATGCCTTAGAGTCGGTCGGTCAAGCCTTAGGAAGTGTAAACATCAAGCTAACTGAGGCAGGACGAATTAGCATTCGAGGCGAACATGTTGCCCAAGCATATCTAATCGATGGCAAAGAGGTAAAGCTTAAAGACGAGGAGGGATGGTTCCTGACTAATGATTTAGGAAGCTTGGAGAATGGTTATCTGTACTATAAGGGTAGAGCAGATGACGTAATCAACTGCGGTGGCATCAAAGTCCATCCTGAAACTTTAGAAACAAAGGTTTATGCCAGCATTGGCTACAGCAATGGTATTGCAATTTGTCGCAAGACAGACCCAATGCGCGGAGATGGTTTTTTAGTTGCGGTGACAAGCGAAGTACAGATCGATAAGCAACAACTGAGAACATTAGTCTTACAGTCTATTCAAGATATGGGGGTTAATGCTGGTAACGCTATCACAATCATTGATGTTGATAGTCTACCCAAAACTGCAACTGGAAAAATCCAGAGGAAACAATTAGCTGAGTGGTACATGCGAGAATTCCCCCAAGAAGATCGACAAATAGACTCTCTAGATGAACCCGCATCTGATAATTCGCCTATTCAAGCTATTTTTTGTCGAACTCTTAAAGTCAACCAAATTCAAATTGAAGACACATTCATCTCCTTAGGAGGAGATTCTCTATCCTACGTCCAGATTTCAATGGAGCTTGAGCGTTATCTTGGATATCTTCCTAAAAAATGGGAACAGGTACCTTTGAATGATTTGGGAAAGTTAGCTCCCCAAAAGAGAATATCTACAATCATCGAAATGAATACTCTGTTGAGAGCCTTAGCCATTTCTGGCGTTGTGGTTAATCAATCTGGTTTACTCTTTATCGAAGGAGGCGCATTGTTACTACTTCTAATCGCTGGTTTAAACTTTTCACGGTTTCAGGGATGTTCTTTGATTAAGGGGCAGTTACATTCCATTACGCCGCTACTGCGACATATCTTAATTCCTTATTTAACTCTTGCGATCGCCTACCAAGCTTTTAAGCAAAACTTTGATCCTTTAGTCTTATTATTGCTAGGAAATTTTCAACATCCAGAGATACAAGCTTCAAATTCAATCTTCTTTGTTTGGTTTATTTCTAATCTTTGTCAAACTATTATTCTTTTTTCTCTTCCTTTTACTATTCCGAATGTACGCAGTTTTGCAGGTACATCTCCTTGGGAATTTGGGCTCATCTATCTAGTGATTGGTGTGGTTGCACACCTTCTAGGTCCATATATATGGGATACTAGTTATCTATACGATCAAGTACCACATATGTTGTTTTGGTTGTTTACGCTAGGATGGTGTATACACTTTGCTAAATCTAAAGTTGAAAAAGTAATCACTACACTCATAGTTATAATTATTACACCAGCTTTTATTGGATTTGATGTTTTAGGAAGTTGGTGGGTTTTAATTGGAGCAATTCTGTTGATTTGGCTACCTTATGTGTCTATCCCAAGCATCATCAAATCTCCTATACAAATGATTAGTGCGGCATCATATTATATTTATCTAACGGTCTTAATTTTTATACATCTTGCCACTCGTGTAGCAGGAATTCGCTATCCTTTTGTTACTGCCATAATAGTCTTGTTAGGAGGTGTGCTTACTTGGGGAGCAGTTCAATCGTTGCCACAATTTCTACAGAAACTCAAACAATTCCAGATCCAGATATAA
- a CDS encoding glycosyltransferase family 4 protein yields the protein MQLFHNLRVAWLLPVAWFYWQPALSEFSQLFPKTTVFTGLFPGFAKGIEGKLQVEVVGKFRVIEINKDESSYGDNFTYLSPRIINHLFSLKPQVIFASSFGVWTILALLFKPLFWWRVIIAYEGSSPGVDYRNSALRLLIRRLMVWMADAYVTNSRAGSDYLIEILKAKKDRVFVQPYEIPDERTLPSSSEVQEAPIAPQRPVFLFVGHVIPRKGLPLLLEACAILQSRGYEGYTLQVVGDGLQQQELESFCQEHHLSDRVQWLGRIPFDQIRSYFDYADVFVFPTLEDTWGVVTLEAMLLGKPILCSKGAGTSELVIDDENGYVFTPDDPDKLADLMQKFLDEPNLISAMGDRSKQIMSQYTPTAAAQCLAKITELVMAN from the coding sequence ATGCAACTTTTTCATAATCTTCGTGTAGCATGGCTTTTGCCAGTAGCTTGGTTCTATTGGCAACCTGCTTTGAGTGAATTTAGCCAGTTATTCCCTAAGACAACAGTATTTACGGGTTTGTTTCCAGGGTTTGCCAAAGGGATAGAAGGAAAACTTCAAGTTGAAGTTGTTGGCAAATTTCGAGTAATTGAGATTAATAAGGATGAGTCAAGCTATGGAGATAATTTCACTTATCTATCTCCAAGAATCATTAATCACTTATTTAGTCTCAAGCCTCAAGTGATTTTTGCTAGTTCTTTTGGCGTATGGACAATTTTGGCTTTACTGTTTAAACCTCTATTTTGGTGGCGGGTGATCATTGCCTATGAAGGGAGTTCGCCAGGAGTAGATTATCGAAATTCAGCATTAAGGCTGTTGATTCGGAGGTTAATGGTATGGATGGCTGATGCTTATGTAACTAACAGTCGTGCTGGGAGCGATTATTTAATCGAGATTTTAAAAGCAAAGAAAGATCGGGTGTTTGTGCAGCCTTACGAAATTCCCGATGAGCGCACATTGCCAAGTAGTTCTGAGGTTCAAGAAGCCCCAATTGCACCACAACGCCCAGTGTTTTTGTTTGTTGGTCATGTGATCCCCCGCAAAGGATTACCTCTGTTATTAGAAGCTTGTGCGATATTGCAGTCTAGAGGCTATGAGGGCTACACTTTACAGGTGGTGGGCGATGGTTTGCAGCAGCAAGAATTAGAGTCTTTTTGTCAAGAACATCATCTAAGCGATCGCGTTCAGTGGTTAGGTAGAATTCCTTTTGATCAGATTAGATCTTATTTTGATTATGCTGATGTGTTTGTCTTCCCAACGTTAGAGGATACTTGGGGAGTGGTTACCTTAGAGGCGATGCTGTTGGGTAAGCCCATCCTTTGCTCTAAGGGAGCAGGGACTTCAGAACTAGTGATTGATGATGAAAATGGTTATGTCTTTACCCCAGATGATCCTGACAAGTTAGCTGACCTCATGCAAAAGTTTTTGGATGAGCCAAATTTGATATCTGCTATGGGCGATCGCTCAAAGCAAATTATGTCTCAATATACGCCAACAGCAGCAGCTCAATGTTTAGCTAAAATTACTGAACTGGTGATGGCGAATTGA
- a CDS encoding acyltransferase family protein yields the protein MVANNNDQKTKKFEGFDFLRAIFAIAIVADHAGLFSVATIQELNFVTNALYANFSYVAVPVFFQISLFLFYFKGEKLELSSFFRKRIVKLIYLYLFWVSTFTALKILFAKGLTGFTGFDSLSVRSALEFIISGGNSPLYFFFSLIFITSLASGVIFLYKKTENNSLQLLISYCLLVLSCLLILSFSVTDIVINLIGSQEIPAMAAISNIARWNYNPLNFLPYLFTASITVQEFYQGDLQKQASYLNKRLWSLFLLFLIFTLLEWVLLKNLLHYSRLSLVFGSWLLLYLALISKQKPTYIISLVSSLSLGIYVIHLFLTHIFWIEVPNFSNITFDFLPRLYVIVRFVIVLVSSIAITYLLKKTKFLNKFV from the coding sequence ATGGTTGCTAATAATAACGATCAAAAAACAAAAAAGTTTGAGGGATTTGATTTCTTACGGGCAATTTTTGCGATCGCTATAGTTGCCGATCATGCTGGTCTTTTTTCTGTTGCAACAATACAAGAATTAAACTTTGTAACAAATGCTTTGTATGCTAATTTTAGCTATGTTGCAGTTCCAGTATTTTTCCAAATATCACTATTTTTATTTTATTTTAAAGGTGAAAAATTGGAACTTAGTAGCTTTTTCAGAAAGAGAATAGTTAAACTAATTTATCTTTATCTTTTTTGGGTTTCTACTTTTACAGCTTTAAAGATTTTGTTTGCAAAAGGATTAACTGGCTTCACTGGTTTTGATTCTTTATCGGTTAGAAGTGCCCTTGAATTCATAATTAGTGGTGGCAATTCACCACTTTATTTCTTCTTCTCATTGATTTTCATAACTAGTCTTGCTAGTGGAGTAATTTTCTTATATAAGAAAACAGAAAATAACTCTTTGCAACTATTGATTAGTTACTGCCTACTTGTCCTGTCTTGTTTGTTAATACTTTCTTTTTCAGTAACTGACATTGTTATTAACCTTATTGGTAGTCAAGAAATACCTGCTATGGCAGCAATATCCAATATTGCCCGTTGGAATTATAACCCTTTAAATTTCCTGCCTTATCTATTCACTGCATCGATCACTGTACAGGAGTTCTATCAGGGTGATTTACAAAAACAAGCTTCATACTTGAACAAGAGACTGTGGAGTTTATTTTTGCTGTTTTTGATATTTACTTTGTTGGAGTGGGTTTTACTTAAAAATTTACTTCACTATTCGAGACTTTCTCTTGTATTTGGATCATGGTTACTTCTATATCTTGCATTGATATCAAAACAAAAACCTACATATATTATTTCTCTTGTTTCAAGTCTATCATTAGGTATTTATGTAATACATTTATTTCTTACACATATTTTTTGGATAGAAGTTCCAAACTTCTCCAATATAACTTTTGATTTTCTACCTAGATTATATGTAATAGTTAGGTTTGTAATTGTCTTAGTCTCTTCTATTGCTATAACTTATCTTTTGAAAAAGACTAAATTCCTAAATAAGTTTGTCTAA
- a CDS encoding glycosyltransferase has translation MTNTNPRVAFFIGSFGGGGIERITARLAHSFVKLGVDIDLILNRDDDTHLWRMPAETRIINLNTPNLYLSLPGLVRYLKQERPNALLSADHYLNEIALLSKRISGVKLQLVVAEHNQLSKTARNATKLKGKLAPIFARILYPWADGIVAVSEGVAKDLARTASLPLERIQTIYNPVINDEMLASAKEPLDHPWFKSSDIPVILGVGKLEAQKDFSNLIRAFANVHQVRPARLVILGWGPDRPELEALIQELGLQEDVDLPGYTQNPYAYMARSAVFVLSSAWEGLPTVLIEAMALGIPVVSTNCESGPSEILAEGKYGYLTPVGDSKALAESILQVLASNHKQVDAEWLAQFGLETATSRYLNILDINKNYSVTNS, from the coding sequence ATGACAAATACTAATCCTCGTGTAGCTTTTTTTATTGGTTCCTTTGGCGGTGGCGGAATTGAGCGCATTACTGCACGTCTTGCCCATAGCTTTGTAAAATTGGGTGTAGATATTGACTTAATCTTGAATCGCGATGACGACACACACCTATGGAGAATGCCTGCGGAAACTCGAATTATTAACCTTAACACTCCCAACCTATACCTAAGTTTGCCAGGATTAGTGCGCTATCTTAAACAAGAACGTCCTAATGCTTTATTGTCAGCCGATCATTACCTTAACGAAATTGCGTTATTATCTAAACGAATCTCAGGTGTAAAACTGCAATTAGTAGTTGCTGAGCATAATCAATTGTCTAAAACAGCTCGAAACGCTACCAAACTTAAGGGGAAATTGGCTCCCATATTCGCACGAATCTTGTATCCTTGGGCCGATGGTATTGTAGCTGTTTCTGAAGGAGTTGCTAAAGATCTGGCTCGTACCGCTTCTCTACCATTAGAAAGAATTCAGACAATTTATAATCCCGTCATTAACGATGAGATGTTGGCAAGTGCCAAAGAACCTTTAGATCATCCTTGGTTTAAATCATCTGATATACCAGTTATTTTGGGAGTCGGTAAACTAGAAGCACAAAAAGATTTTTCCAATCTAATTAGGGCATTTGCCAATGTGCACCAAGTTAGACCTGCACGCCTTGTGATTCTCGGTTGGGGCCCTGATCGCCCTGAACTAGAAGCACTAATTCAAGAATTGGGTCTACAAGAGGATGTGGATTTACCAGGATATACCCAAAATCCATATGCTTATATGGCGCGATCGGCAGTATTTGTCCTCTCATCAGCTTGGGAAGGATTACCTACTGTCTTAATCGAAGCAATGGCGTTAGGAATACCCGTTGTATCTACTAACTGTGAGAGTGGACCATCGGAAATCCTAGCAGAAGGTAAATATGGTTACCTAACTCCTGTAGGAGATAGCAAAGCCCTTGCTGAATCAATTTTGCAGGTTTTAGCAAGTAATCATAAACAAGTTGATGCAGAATGGCTTGCCCAATTTGGCTTAGAGACAGCTACTTCTAGATATCTTAATATTCTTGACATTAACAAAAACTATTCAGTCACTAACTCCTGA
- a CDS encoding phytanoyl-CoA dioxygenase family protein, whose translation MSLNKLPINEKNAIKEYYDSYGYVIVENLLNHSRIQALLDAYEIIKHSKSFVFFSQDTHLPTKPKLTQEGFMENSILNPASLKLWKRFSQSVEECLVDENITAVLNVLSEASSYVMMQNMFFDKSTGTVEHQDHYYLDSEPPGKMVAAWYSLEDIHEDAGCFFVLPGSHKGRVIERKSASNFSDHDTFVRQINDLINEGNYEYRSFPLKKGDVLFWHPYTIHGAYNNRDPRFSRKSLTAHYYPSDLTPLYAGKVPTHRRTSNSNITILGSQKECYISNAMHYVRYVANYVRGRGPDYDMRRNSYTT comes from the coding sequence GTGTCACTTAATAAGCTTCCCATAAATGAAAAAAATGCTATCAAGGAATACTATGATTCCTATGGTTATGTGATAGTTGAAAACTTGTTAAACCATTCTAGAATTCAAGCTCTTCTTGATGCTTACGAGATAATCAAGCATTCCAAATCTTTTGTTTTTTTTAGTCAGGATACTCACCTGCCTACAAAACCAAAGCTAACTCAAGAAGGATTTATGGAGAATTCAATATTAAATCCTGCAAGTTTGAAACTTTGGAAGCGATTTTCACAATCTGTAGAAGAATGTCTAGTTGATGAAAATATTACTGCGGTTCTTAATGTACTGTCAGAAGCATCTAGTTATGTGATGATGCAAAATATGTTTTTTGACAAATCAACAGGCACTGTGGAACATCAAGATCACTACTATCTAGACTCAGAACCACCAGGGAAAATGGTTGCTGCATGGTATTCATTGGAAGATATCCATGAAGATGCAGGCTGCTTTTTTGTTCTTCCTGGTAGTCATAAGGGTAGAGTGATTGAAAGAAAAAGTGCTTCAAATTTTTCCGACCATGATACTTTTGTAAGACAAATCAACGATTTAATTAATGAAGGTAACTACGAATATCGTAGTTTTCCACTCAAAAAAGGTGATGTGCTTTTCTGGCATCCCTACACTATTCATGGAGCTTACAACAATCGTGATCCCCGATTCAGTCGCAAATCCCTAACTGCTCACTATTATCCTAGTGACTTGACTCCTCTTTACGCAGGCAAGGTTCCCACACATAGAAGAACATCAAATTCAAATATCACGATTCTAGGTAGCCAAAAGGAATGCTATATATCTAATGCAATGCATTATGTAAGATATGTAGCAAATTATGTCAGAGGTAGAGGTCCTGATTATGATATGCGAAGGAATAGCTATACGACATAG
- a CDS encoding acyltransferase: MNPKLALKWLFWRYQKSQLGAIGEYSNVSILADIRGDKKNISLGNNVTICKYTTLEVDPSNNDKSKIIIGDNTLISSFAILRTYGGTIQIGNSSFVNSFSVLYGHGDLIIGNGCLIGPQVTIVPVNYGLQDRNIPFRQQTPTLKGIIIEDDVWIGAGVTILDGCTIGKGSVIGAGAVVTKNVEPYSIVGGIPAKKIRMRE, from the coding sequence ATGAATCCTAAACTGGCTCTGAAGTGGTTGTTTTGGCGATATCAGAAATCTCAGCTAGGCGCTATTGGCGAATATTCAAATGTCAGTATATTGGCAGATATACGTGGAGATAAAAAAAATATTTCGTTAGGGAATAATGTCACGATATGTAAATATACAACCTTAGAAGTCGATCCTTCTAATAATGATAAATCTAAAATCATTATTGGAGACAATACTTTAATAAGCTCATTTGCAATTCTTCGTACCTACGGCGGGACAATTCAGATTGGAAACTCATCTTTTGTGAACTCATTTTCAGTTCTCTATGGACATGGCGATCTGATTATTGGCAATGGTTGCTTGATTGGCCCCCAAGTTACGATTGTTCCTGTTAACTATGGGTTGCAAGATCGCAATATTCCATTTAGACAACAAACTCCCACTTTAAAAGGAATCATTATTGAAGATGATGTTTGGATTGGCGCTGGCGTGACCATTTTAGATGGATGCACAATTGGCAAAGGATCGGTGATTGGGGCTGGAGCAGTTGTAACTAAAAACGTAGAGCCTTATTCTATTGTTGGTGGTATACCTGCTAAAAAGATTAGGATGCGCGAGTAG
- a CDS encoding SMR family transporter produces MQSFLVSSILILITVGLNTIAQALLKLGSGQNPLNFYLLGGLFAYGLSTVFYIVVLGKFNLSVAYPVIIGLTVLATTMTGAFLLGEKVATVQWFGIGLMLSGIFAIALGKFN; encoded by the coding sequence ATGCAAAGTTTTCTTGTTTCGTCAATACTTATTTTAATTACAGTAGGACTCAATACCATAGCCCAAGCGCTCCTTAAATTAGGTTCTGGTCAAAATCCATTAAATTTCTATTTATTAGGAGGCTTATTCGCTTATGGTTTAAGTACAGTATTTTACATTGTAGTTTTAGGCAAATTTAATCTCTCAGTGGCTTATCCCGTCATCATTGGTTTAACGGTTTTAGCAACTACTATGACAGGAGCTTTTTTATTAGGAGAAAAAGTAGCGACTGTTCAGTGGTTTGGAATTGGACTTATGTTAAGTGGGATATTTGCGATCGCTTTAGGTAAATTTAATTAA